The Streptomyces sp. NBC_00440 genome contains a region encoding:
- the ligA gene encoding NAD-dependent DNA ligase LigA, protein MAVEQQGAVPAEARENHAQLAEQVEEHRFRYYVRDQPVVSDAEFDTQLRALAALEEEYPELRTPDSPTQKVAGAYETEFTSVQHRDRMQSLDNAFDDEELAAWAERVAREVGSPGYHFLCELKVDGLAVNLTYEHGRLVRAATRGDGRTGEDITPNVLTIADIPHRLHGERIPDLVEIRGEVYFPMEAFEGLNARLVEAGDKPFANPRNAAAGSLRQKDPKITATRPLHMVVHGIGAREGFDIDCLSHAYELLHEWGLPTAKHNKVVDDLAGARDFIAYFGENRHSVEHEIDGVVIKLDEIPLQGRLGSTSRAPRWAIAWKYAPEEVNTKLVNIRVGVGRTGRVTPYAQVEPVTVAGSEVEFATLHNQDVVKAKGVLIGDTVVLRKAGDVIPEILGPVVDLRDGSEREFVMPAACPECGTALRAMKEADIDLRCPNARSCPAQLRERLFYLAGRKSLDIENFGYVAAAALTQPLEPAEPPLKDESDLFDLTIEQLLPIKAYVLDQDSGLPKRDPKTGEEKIATVFANQQGEPRKNALAMLENIAAAKERPLARVITGLSIRHVGPVAAEALAREFRSVERIEQATEEELAAVEGVGPTIAASLKQWFEEDWHREILRKWRAAGVRMEDEAGADEGPRPLDGLTVVVTGTLEHHTRDGAKEALQSLGAKVTGSVSKKTAFVVVGDSPGSKYDKAMQLKVPVLDEEGFAVLLEQGPDAAREAAVPVEE, encoded by the coding sequence GTGGCTGTCGAACAGCAAGGTGCGGTGCCTGCGGAGGCACGGGAGAACCACGCCCAGCTGGCCGAGCAGGTCGAGGAGCACCGCTTCCGGTACTACGTGAGGGACCAGCCCGTCGTCAGCGACGCTGAGTTCGACACGCAGCTGCGTGCGCTGGCGGCCCTGGAGGAGGAGTACCCGGAGCTCCGGACTCCGGACTCACCGACCCAGAAGGTCGCCGGGGCGTACGAGACGGAGTTCACCTCCGTGCAGCACCGCGACCGGATGCAGTCGCTGGACAATGCCTTCGACGACGAGGAGCTGGCCGCCTGGGCCGAGCGCGTGGCGCGCGAGGTCGGCTCGCCGGGCTACCACTTCCTGTGCGAACTCAAGGTGGACGGCCTGGCCGTCAACCTCACGTACGAGCACGGCAGGCTGGTCCGCGCCGCCACCCGCGGTGACGGCCGCACCGGCGAGGACATCACTCCCAACGTCCTGACGATCGCGGACATCCCGCACCGGCTGCACGGGGAGCGGATCCCGGACCTCGTGGAGATCCGGGGCGAGGTGTACTTCCCGATGGAGGCCTTCGAAGGGCTCAACGCACGGCTGGTGGAGGCCGGTGACAAACCCTTTGCCAACCCGCGCAACGCGGCGGCCGGTTCGCTGCGCCAGAAGGATCCGAAGATCACCGCGACCCGCCCGCTGCACATGGTCGTCCACGGCATCGGTGCCCGCGAGGGCTTCGACATCGACTGCCTGTCACACGCGTATGAGCTGCTGCACGAGTGGGGCCTGCCCACCGCCAAGCACAACAAGGTGGTTGACGACCTCGCGGGTGCCAGGGACTTCATCGCGTACTTCGGCGAGAACCGGCACTCCGTGGAACACGAGATCGACGGGGTCGTCATCAAGCTCGACGAGATCCCGCTCCAGGGGCGCCTCGGCTCCACCTCGCGGGCGCCGCGCTGGGCCATCGCCTGGAAGTACGCGCCGGAGGAGGTCAACACCAAGCTGGTCAACATCCGGGTCGGCGTGGGGCGTACGGGCAGAGTCACGCCGTACGCACAGGTCGAGCCGGTCACCGTGGCCGGCTCCGAGGTCGAGTTCGCGACGTTGCACAACCAGGACGTGGTGAAGGCCAAGGGGGTGCTCATCGGCGACACCGTGGTGCTGCGCAAGGCCGGCGATGTCATCCCGGAGATCCTCGGCCCGGTCGTGGACCTCAGGGACGGCAGCGAGCGGGAGTTCGTGATGCCCGCCGCATGCCCCGAGTGCGGTACGGCCCTGCGGGCCATGAAGGAGGCGGACATCGACCTCCGCTGCCCCAACGCACGCTCCTGCCCTGCCCAGTTGCGTGAGCGGCTGTTCTATCTCGCCGGCCGGAAGTCCCTGGACATCGAGAACTTCGGCTATGTCGCCGCGGCCGCTCTGACCCAGCCACTGGAACCTGCCGAGCCACCGCTGAAGGACGAGAGCGACCTCTTCGACCTCACCATCGAGCAGTTGCTGCCGATCAAGGCGTACGTCCTCGACCAGGACAGCGGACTCCCCAAGAGGGACCCGAAGACGGGCGAGGAGAAGATCGCGACGGTCTTCGCCAACCAGCAGGGCGAGCCGAGGAAGAACGCCCTGGCCATGCTGGAGAACATCGCGGCGGCGAAGGAGCGCCCGCTCGCCCGGGTGATCACCGGGCTTTCGATCCGTCATGTGGGCCCGGTGGCAGCGGAGGCGCTGGCACGTGAGTTCCGTTCGGTCGAGCGGATCGAGCAGGCCACGGAGGAGGAGCTGGCTGCCGTGGAGGGCGTCGGCCCGACCATCGCGGCCTCGCTCAAGCAGTGGTTCGAAGAGGACTGGCACCGCGAGATTCTCCGCAAGTGGCGGGCGGCCGGGGTCCGTATGGAGGACGAGGCCGGTGCGGACGAGGGCCCGCGACCGCTGGACGGGCTGACCGTGGTCGTCACGGGGACCCTGGAGCACCACACGCGGGATGGCGCGAAAGAAGCCCTCCAGAGCCTCGGCGCGAAGGTGACCGGCTCCGTTTCCAAGAAGACGGCGTTCGTCGTGGTCGGGGACAGCCCCGGTTCGAAGTACGACAAAGCGATGCAGCTGAAGGTCCCCGTACTGGACGAGGAGGGCTTCGCCGTGCTTCTCGAACAGGGCCCTGACGCGGCCAGGGAGGCAGCGGTGCCGGTGGAGGAGTAG
- a CDS encoding SLC13 family permease: protein MNTVPAEILSVALLLGVLAFAVTRPQGRPEAAAAVPAAALVVALGAVSPSEAWDQTRTLLPVVAFLAAVLVLSQLCADDGLFDVLGDRVARVCGGRPVRLLGGVFVVAAVVTAVLSLDATVVLLTPVVFATAARVGARPRPHVYACAHLANSGSLLLPVSNLTNLLAFSASGLTFTRFAALMALPWLAAVAVEYAVFRRFFAAELAAPAHAPDAAERPETPVFTLVVVGLTLAGFVVTSFAGAEPVWAALAGVLVLGVRALRLGRTTVTGLVRDANPFFCLFVLALGVVVRAVVDNGLGDGIGHLLPGGATLPALLAVAGVAAVLSNAINNLPAILALLPVVGPAGPGPVLAALIGVNLGPNLTYVGSLATLLWRRIMNEYGQEPELGTFSRLGLLTVPATLAVSTVALWGALLVIGV from the coding sequence CTGAACACCGTCCCCGCCGAGATCCTCTCCGTAGCGCTGCTCCTGGGCGTACTCGCCTTCGCCGTGACCCGTCCGCAGGGCCGGCCCGAGGCGGCAGCCGCCGTACCCGCTGCGGCACTTGTGGTGGCTCTGGGCGCGGTCTCGCCGTCCGAGGCATGGGACCAGACGCGCACCCTGCTGCCCGTGGTGGCCTTCCTCGCCGCGGTGCTCGTGCTCTCCCAGCTGTGCGCCGACGACGGGCTGTTCGACGTCCTGGGCGACCGGGTCGCGCGGGTGTGCGGCGGTCGGCCGGTGCGGTTGCTCGGCGGTGTCTTCGTGGTCGCTGCCGTGGTCACCGCGGTGCTCAGCCTGGACGCCACCGTCGTACTGCTCACCCCGGTCGTCTTCGCGACAGCAGCGCGGGTCGGCGCAAGGCCGCGGCCCCATGTCTACGCGTGCGCGCACCTCGCCAACTCCGGCTCCCTGCTGCTGCCGGTCTCCAATCTGACCAATCTGCTGGCGTTCTCCGCGAGCGGTCTGACCTTCACCCGGTTCGCCGCTCTGATGGCCCTGCCGTGGCTGGCCGCGGTGGCGGTCGAGTACGCCGTCTTCCGCCGGTTCTTCGCGGCCGAGCTGGCTGCGCCCGCGCACGCGCCGGACGCGGCCGAGCGGCCAGAGACGCCGGTGTTCACCCTGGTGGTGGTCGGTCTGACGCTCGCCGGCTTCGTGGTGACCTCCTTCGCGGGCGCCGAACCGGTCTGGGCCGCCCTCGCCGGGGTCCTCGTGCTCGGGGTCCGCGCACTGCGCCTCGGACGGACCACCGTCACCGGCCTGGTGCGCGACGCCAACCCGTTCTTCTGCCTGTTCGTGCTCGCGCTCGGGGTCGTCGTGCGGGCGGTCGTCGACAACGGACTGGGCGACGGGATCGGGCACTTGCTGCCCGGCGGCGCCACACTCCCCGCGCTGCTCGCGGTGGCCGGGGTCGCCGCCGTCCTGTCCAACGCCATCAACAACCTGCCGGCGATCCTGGCGCTGCTGCCGGTCGTCGGCCCCGCCGGGCCCGGACCGGTACTCGCCGCGCTGATCGGCGTGAACCTCGGCCCGAACCTGACGTACGTCGGCTCACTGGCCACGCTGCTGTGGCGCCGCATCATGAACGAGTACGGACAGGAGCCCGAGCTCGGCACCTTCTCCCGGCTCGGCCTGCTGACCGTACCGGCGACGCTGGCCGTGTCGACCGTCGCACTGTGGGGAGCCCTGCTGGTCATCGGAGTGTGA
- the gatA gene encoding Asp-tRNA(Asn)/Glu-tRNA(Gln) amidotransferase subunit GatA → MTDINIIKLTAAEIAGKIASGELTAVEVTEAHLARIEAVDEKVNAFLHVDREGALAQARAVDAKRANGEKLGPLAGVPLALKDIFTTEGVPTTVGSKILEGWLPPYDATVTKRLKAADVVILGKTNMDEFAMGSSTENSAYGSTGNPWDLSRIPGGSGGGSSAALAAYEAPLAIGTDTGGSIRQPAAVTGTVGVKPTYGGVSRYGMVAFSSSLDQGGPCARTVLDAALLHEAIAGHDPLDSTSIDAPVPPVVEAARNGSVAGLRVGVVKQFRGEGYQAGVIQRFDESVELLRELGAEIVELDCPSFDLALSAYYLIAPSECSSNLARFDAMRYGLRVGDDGTKSAEDVTALSREAGFGDEVKRRIILGTYALSSGYYDAYYGSAQKVRTLITRDFEKAFEEGSGVDVIVSPTTPTTAFPIGERADDPMAMYLADLCTIPTNLAGNSAMSLPCGLAPEDGLPVGLQIIAPAMKDDRLYKVGAAVEAAFVERWGHPLLEEAPSL, encoded by the coding sequence ATGACGGACATCAACATCATCAAGCTCACCGCCGCCGAGATCGCCGGGAAGATCGCTTCCGGCGAGCTCACGGCCGTCGAGGTCACCGAGGCGCACCTCGCCCGGATCGAGGCCGTCGACGAGAAGGTCAACGCCTTCCTGCACGTCGACCGTGAGGGCGCGCTCGCGCAGGCCCGCGCTGTCGACGCCAAGCGGGCGAACGGCGAGAAGCTCGGACCGCTGGCCGGTGTACCCCTGGCGCTGAAGGACATCTTCACCACCGAGGGCGTCCCGACCACCGTCGGCTCCAAGATCCTCGAAGGCTGGCTCCCGCCGTACGACGCGACCGTCACCAAGCGCCTCAAGGCCGCTGACGTCGTCATCCTCGGCAAGACCAACATGGACGAGTTCGCCATGGGGTCCTCGACCGAGAACAGCGCCTACGGGTCCACCGGCAACCCCTGGGACCTCTCCCGGATCCCCGGCGGCTCCGGCGGCGGCTCGTCCGCCGCGCTGGCGGCGTACGAGGCCCCGCTGGCCATCGGTACGGACACCGGCGGCTCCATCCGCCAGCCCGCTGCCGTCACCGGCACCGTCGGCGTCAAGCCGACCTACGGCGGGGTGTCCCGCTACGGCATGGTGGCGTTCTCGTCCTCCCTCGACCAGGGCGGCCCCTGCGCCCGTACGGTCCTGGACGCGGCCCTGCTGCACGAGGCCATCGCCGGGCACGACCCGCTCGACTCGACCTCCATCGACGCCCCGGTCCCGCCGGTCGTCGAGGCCGCCCGCAACGGCTCGGTCGCCGGGCTGCGCGTGGGAGTCGTCAAGCAGTTCCGCGGCGAGGGCTACCAGGCCGGGGTCATCCAGCGCTTCGACGAGTCCGTCGAGCTCCTCAGGGAACTCGGCGCCGAGATCGTGGAGCTGGACTGCCCCTCCTTCGACCTGGCGCTCTCCGCGTACTACCTGATCGCCCCCTCGGAGTGCAGCTCCAACCTGGCCCGCTTCGACGCCATGCGGTACGGCCTGCGGGTCGGCGACGACGGCACGAAGTCCGCCGAGGACGTCACCGCGCTCTCCCGCGAGGCCGGTTTCGGCGACGAGGTCAAGCGCCGCATCATCCTCGGTACGTACGCGCTCAGCTCCGGCTACTACGACGCGTACTACGGCAGCGCCCAGAAGGTCCGCACCCTCATCACGCGGGACTTCGAGAAGGCATTCGAGGAGGGCAGCGGCGTCGACGTGATCGTTTCGCCGACCACGCCCACCACCGCCTTCCCGATCGGTGAGCGCGCCGACGACCCGATGGCGATGTACCTCGCCGACCTGTGCACCATTCCGACCAACCTGGCCGGAAATTCCGCCATGTCGCTGCCCTGCGGCCTGGCCCCGGAAGACGGACTGCCGGTCGGCCTGCAGATCATCGCCCCCGCCATGAAGGACGACCGGCTGTACAAGGTCGGAGCTGCCGTCGAGGCCGCCTTCGTGGAAAGGTGGGGACACCCGCTGCTTGAGGAGGCTCCGTCATTGTGA
- the gatB gene encoding Asp-tRNA(Asn)/Glu-tRNA(Gln) amidotransferase subunit GatB translates to MTVTELASYEEALATYDPVMGLEVHVELGTRTKMFCGCSTELGAEPNSQTCPTCLGLPGSLPVVNAIGVESAIKIGLALNCEIAEWCRFARKNYFYPDMPKNFQTSQYDEPIAFDGYLDVQLEDGETFRVQIERAHMEEDTGKSLHVGGATGRIHGASHSLLDYNRAGIPLIEIVTKPIEGAGERAPEVAKAYVAELRELIKALGVSEARMEMGQMRCDVNLSLRLHGVEKLGTRSETKNVNSLRSVERAARYEIQRHAAVLSSGGSIVQETRHFHEEDGSTTAGRIKDNAEDYRYFPEPDLVPVAPARDWVEELRGALPELPRVRRNRLREEWGVTEFDMQSILNAGALGPILATIDAGAPSDQARKWWMGELARNANETGRDLAALPITPEQVARVAELVAAGDLNDKLARQVIDGVLAGEGGPDEVVEKRGLKVVSDDGALGAAVDEAIAGNAAIADKIRSGKVAAAGALVGAVMKATRGQADAARVRELILEKLGAEG, encoded by the coding sequence GTGACCGTCACTGAACTCGCGTCGTACGAGGAAGCTCTCGCGACGTACGACCCCGTCATGGGCCTGGAGGTCCATGTCGAGCTCGGCACCAGGACCAAGATGTTCTGCGGCTGCTCCACCGAGCTGGGGGCCGAGCCCAACTCGCAGACCTGCCCCACCTGTCTGGGTCTGCCCGGCTCGCTGCCCGTCGTCAACGCGATCGGCGTCGAGTCGGCCATCAAGATCGGTCTCGCGCTGAACTGCGAGATCGCCGAGTGGTGCCGCTTCGCCCGGAAGAACTACTTCTATCCGGACATGCCGAAGAACTTCCAGACCTCGCAGTACGACGAGCCGATCGCCTTCGACGGCTATCTGGACGTCCAGCTGGAGGACGGCGAGACCTTCCGGGTGCAGATCGAGCGCGCCCACATGGAGGAGGACACCGGCAAGTCGTTGCACGTCGGCGGCGCCACCGGCCGTATCCACGGCGCGTCGCACTCGCTGCTCGACTACAACCGTGCGGGCATTCCGCTCATCGAGATCGTCACCAAGCCGATCGAGGGAGCGGGCGAGCGTGCCCCCGAGGTCGCCAAGGCGTACGTCGCCGAGCTGCGCGAGCTGATCAAGGCGCTGGGCGTCTCCGAGGCCCGGATGGAGATGGGCCAGATGCGCTGCGACGTCAACCTGTCGCTGCGCCTGCACGGTGTCGAGAAGCTCGGCACCCGCTCCGAGACGAAGAACGTCAACTCGCTGCGCTCGGTCGAACGCGCCGCGCGTTACGAGATCCAGCGGCACGCCGCGGTGCTCAGTTCCGGCGGATCGATCGTGCAGGAGACCCGGCACTTCCACGAGGAGGACGGCTCCACCACGGCCGGCCGCATCAAGGACAACGCCGAGGACTACCGGTACTTCCCGGAGCCCGACCTGGTCCCCGTCGCGCCCGCGCGCGACTGGGTCGAGGAGCTGCGGGGCGCACTGCCCGAGCTGCCGCGCGTGCGCCGCAACCGGCTGCGCGAGGAGTGGGGCGTCACCGAGTTCGACATGCAGTCGATCCTCAACGCCGGTGCGCTCGGCCCGATTCTGGCCACGATCGACGCGGGCGCACCGTCCGACCAGGCCCGCAAGTGGTGGATGGGTGAGCTCGCCCGCAACGCCAACGAGACCGGCCGCGACCTCGCCGCGCTGCCCATCACGCCGGAGCAGGTCGCACGGGTCGCGGAGCTCGTCGCGGCGGGCGACCTCAACGACAAGCTGGCCCGCCAGGTCATCGACGGCGTGCTCGCCGGTGAGGGCGGACCGGACGAGGTCGTCGAGAAGCGCGGTCTCAAGGTCGTCTCCGACGACGGCGCGCTCGGCGCCGCCGTGGACGAAGCCATCGCGGGCAACGCCGCGATCGCGGACAAGATCCGCAGCGGCAAGGTGGCCGCCGCCGGTGCGCTCGTCGGCGCGGTCATGAAGGCCACCCGGGGACAGGCGGACGCGGCGCGCGTCCGCGAGCTGATCCTGGAGAAGCTCGGCGCCGAAGGCTGA
- the gatC gene encoding Asp-tRNA(Asn)/Glu-tRNA(Gln) amidotransferase subunit GatC — MPGITREEVAHLARLARLELKDEELDHFAGQLDDILGAVARVSEVADQDVPPTSHPLPLTNVMRADEVRPSLTPEQALSGAPAQEQRRFKVPQILGED, encoded by the coding sequence ATGCCTGGCATCACGCGCGAGGAGGTCGCCCACCTCGCACGGCTGGCACGTCTGGAGCTGAAGGACGAAGAGCTCGACCACTTCGCCGGACAGCTCGACGACATTCTCGGCGCGGTCGCCCGCGTCTCCGAGGTTGCCGACCAAGACGTACCGCCGACCTCCCACCCGCTGCCGCTGACGAATGTCATGCGCGCGGACGAGGTCCGTCCGTCGCTCACCCCGGAGCAGGCCCTCTCCGGCGCCCCAGCCCAGGAGCAGCGGCGTTTCAAGGTGCCGCAGATCCTGGGGGAGGACTAA
- a CDS encoding putative bifunctional diguanylate cyclase/phosphodiesterase, with amino-acid sequence MKPTESADPESRVRGFAQFAHSLARLPAFPFVVGLAAVVLVTGSLAAVRDGRALFPDGTAGWALAVLTGIIVGHLVALGRDRWWGGTGSGAALTLAVLLLYGWLPAALVSLAVVVLVGAARSRRWRQGLLHGASDILGIGAAALVLAAFGETSTVAHPWQPLTWGIGSAAEIVLAAAAYLVVARILLWSAAAPPSRGLPTVARTALVRQGLVGVALLGIAPLICVVAVSLPLLLPLFAVPLIALDSTLWIARARAEEQLRDPLTGLPNRQWLLERTWAALAEAENGGFRSSLVLIDLDRFRSVNDTLGHLAGDRLLLQIAERLRFALPRGAEVARLGGDEFAVLLPAADSATSVMRIARHLVAELSSPLDLDGLTLVLEASAGVSVFPDHALDAEGLLQRADVAMYQAKRDRTGVEVYESKRDSNTPDRLGLLGDLRRALDAGDVELHYQPKVRFDGQVAGLEALVRWVHPERGRVPPDEFIAIAESSGLMPHLTEYVLETALAQVAKWRLQGLKVPVAVNVSPRDVHTPGFAGAVAARLARHGVPPGALQLEITEHVLLEDPQRAADTLAGLTAHGVKMSLDDFGTGYSSLVHLRRLPVSELKIDRSFVARLAVDNEDAEIVRCTVDLAHSLGLIVVAEGVEDDETWERLRDLGCDAVQGWLVAAAMPPHEATAWLLARGSRGWQRPAELAAAAAAEKEKLPSGQVVLHSRPRPQQDQHP; translated from the coding sequence ATGAAACCGACCGAGAGCGCCGATCCGGAGTCGCGGGTGCGCGGTTTCGCGCAGTTCGCTCACTCCTTGGCGAGGCTGCCCGCCTTCCCGTTCGTCGTGGGACTGGCCGCAGTCGTCCTGGTGACCGGATCGTTAGCCGCTGTCAGAGACGGCCGCGCGCTGTTCCCCGACGGCACGGCGGGCTGGGCGCTCGCCGTCCTCACCGGCATCATCGTGGGCCATCTGGTCGCGTTGGGCCGCGACCGCTGGTGGGGCGGTACCGGTTCCGGCGCCGCTCTCACCCTCGCCGTCCTGCTGCTGTACGGCTGGCTGCCCGCGGCGCTGGTCAGCCTGGCCGTCGTCGTCCTCGTGGGGGCTGCTCGCAGCCGCCGCTGGCGGCAGGGGCTGCTGCACGGCGCGTCCGACATCCTGGGGATCGGCGCCGCCGCCCTCGTCCTCGCCGCCTTCGGCGAGACCTCGACGGTCGCGCACCCCTGGCAGCCACTCACCTGGGGGATCGGGTCCGCGGCGGAGATCGTGCTGGCGGCCGCCGCCTATCTGGTCGTCGCGCGGATACTGCTCTGGTCCGCGGCGGCGCCGCCCAGCCGCGGGCTGCCGACCGTCGCCCGTACGGCACTGGTCAGGCAGGGACTCGTCGGCGTCGCGCTGCTCGGGATCGCCCCGCTGATCTGCGTGGTCGCGGTGTCCCTGCCGCTGTTGCTGCCGCTCTTCGCGGTGCCGCTGATCGCTCTGGACTCCACGCTGTGGATCGCCAGGGCCCGTGCGGAGGAGCAGCTGCGTGACCCGCTGACCGGACTGCCCAACCGCCAGTGGCTGCTGGAGCGGACCTGGGCCGCGCTGGCGGAGGCGGAGAACGGCGGATTCAGATCATCACTGGTACTGATCGACCTCGACCGGTTCCGCTCGGTCAATGACACGCTCGGGCATCTCGCGGGCGACCGGCTGCTGTTGCAGATAGCGGAGCGGCTGCGATTCGCACTGCCGCGCGGTGCGGAGGTCGCCCGCCTCGGCGGCGACGAGTTCGCCGTGCTGCTCCCGGCTGCCGACTCGGCGACGAGCGTGATGCGCATCGCGCGCCACCTGGTGGCCGAACTGAGCTCCCCGCTCGACCTCGACGGGCTGACGCTGGTCCTTGAGGCGAGCGCCGGCGTCTCGGTCTTTCCCGACCACGCGCTGGACGCCGAGGGGCTCCTCCAGCGCGCCGACGTGGCGATGTACCAGGCCAAGCGGGACCGCACGGGTGTCGAGGTGTACGAGTCCAAGCGGGACTCCAACACCCCTGACCGGCTCGGGCTGCTCGGCGATCTGCGCCGCGCGCTCGACGCGGGCGATGTGGAGCTGCACTACCAGCCGAAGGTCCGGTTCGACGGACAGGTGGCGGGTCTTGAGGCGCTGGTCCGGTGGGTGCACCCGGAGCGCGGCAGGGTCCCCCCGGACGAGTTCATCGCCATCGCCGAGTCGTCGGGGCTGATGCCGCATCTCACCGAGTACGTCCTGGAGACGGCCCTGGCCCAGGTCGCCAAGTGGCGCCTCCAGGGCCTGAAGGTCCCGGTGGCCGTCAACGTCTCGCCGCGCGATGTGCACACCCCCGGCTTCGCCGGAGCGGTGGCAGCCCGGCTGGCCAGGCACGGGGTGCCGCCGGGCGCGCTCCAGCTGGAGATAACCGAGCATGTCCTGCTGGAGGACCCGCAGCGGGCCGCCGACACCCTCGCCGGGCTGACCGCACACGGCGTGAAGATGTCGCTGGACGATTTCGGCACGGGGTACTCGTCGCTGGTCCATCTGCGGCGGCTCCCGGTGAGCGAGCTGAAGATCGACCGATCGTTCGTGGCCCGGCTCGCGGTGGACAACGAGGACGCCGAGATCGTCCGCTGTACGGTCGACCTGGCCCACTCGCTCGGCCTGATCGTCGTCGCCGAGGGCGTCGAGGACGACGAGACCTGGGAGCGGCTCCGCGATCTGGGCTGCGACGCCGTACAGGGCTGGCTGGTGGCGGCCGCGATGCCGCCGCACGAGGCGACGGCATGGCTGCTGGCCCGGGGGTCCCGGGGATGGCAGCGGCCGGCCGAGCTCGCGGCTGCGGCCGCCGCGGAGAAGGAGAAGCTGCCGTCCGGGCAGGTGGTGCTGCACAGCCGCCCGCGACCGCAGCAGGACCAGCACCCGTAA
- a CDS encoding methionine synthase: MSENSKFSWGPATGIGSMPGGDARESAKTVIGSFEDFPFLPELPARGPGADMLGRTLGMLVEMYAHVEPSGWRVSDRPGRDTRRARSWLGEDLDALEEFTQGYEGPLKVQAVGPWTLAAGLELRGGEAALGDPGACRDLAASLTEGLRGHLAEVRRRVPGAQVVLQLDEPSLVSVLRGQIRTASGYRTHRAVDRQAVEGTLRDVLAVGDGPAIVHSCAPDVPFALLRRAGAAGISFDFSLLTERDEEAVGEAVEGGTQLFAGVVPGTDTALSDPAGSVMGVRTLWRRLGLNPGTLAESLVLTPACGLAGASPEYARTALAHCARAARSLADNPE, from the coding sequence GTGAGCGAGAACAGCAAGTTCAGTTGGGGTCCTGCCACCGGGATCGGGTCCATGCCGGGCGGCGACGCGCGGGAGAGTGCGAAGACCGTCATCGGGTCCTTCGAGGACTTCCCCTTTCTTCCGGAGCTGCCGGCGCGTGGGCCCGGTGCCGACATGCTCGGACGCACCCTCGGGATGCTCGTCGAGATGTACGCACACGTGGAGCCCAGCGGCTGGCGGGTGAGCGACCGGCCCGGGCGCGACACCAGGCGGGCACGTTCCTGGCTCGGCGAGGACCTCGATGCGCTGGAGGAGTTCACCCAGGGGTACGAGGGGCCGCTCAAGGTCCAGGCGGTCGGCCCCTGGACGCTGGCCGCCGGGCTCGAACTGCGGGGCGGTGAGGCCGCGCTCGGGGACCCCGGAGCCTGCCGGGACCTCGCGGCCTCGCTCACCGAGGGGCTGCGCGGCCACCTCGCCGAGGTGCGGCGGCGGGTGCCCGGCGCGCAGGTCGTGCTCCAGCTCGACGAGCCGTCACTCGTCTCCGTGCTCCGCGGGCAGATCAGGACCGCCAGCGGCTACCGGACACACCGGGCCGTGGACCGGCAGGCGGTCGAAGGCACGCTGCGGGACGTGCTGGCGGTCGGCGACGGACCTGCGATCGTGCATTCCTGCGCGCCCGACGTGCCGTTCGCCCTGCTGCGGCGTGCCGGTGCGGCAGGTATCTCGTTCGATTTCAGCCTCCTCACCGAGCGTGATGAGGAGGCGGTCGGTGAGGCCGTGGAGGGCGGTACCCAGCTCTTCGCCGGTGTGGTGCCCGGCACTGACACCGCATTGTCGGACCCTGCCGGTAGCGTCATGGGTGTCAGAACGCTGTGGCGCAGGCTGGGGCTGAATCCGGGGACTCTCGCCGAGTCCCTGGTGCTCACCCCGGCGTGCGGGCTCGCGGGCGCTTCACCCGAGTACGCCCGCACGGCACTCGCCCACTGCGCCCGCGCGGCGAGGTCACTCGCTGACAACCCTGAGTAG
- a CDS encoding RNA-binding S4 domain-containing protein — MAAEEGTVRLDTWIWSVRLTKTRSQAAAACRAGHARLNGERVKPAHPVQAGDEVRLFHAGRERIVEVSRLVRKRVGPPVAAECYVDNSPPPPPREAVLDIPVRDRGTGRPTKRDRRELEQLRGDIGLR, encoded by the coding sequence ATGGCTGCTGAAGAGGGGACCGTACGGCTCGACACCTGGATCTGGTCGGTGCGGCTCACCAAGACACGCTCGCAGGCCGCTGCGGCCTGCCGCGCCGGTCATGCCCGTCTCAACGGTGAGCGCGTCAAGCCCGCCCACCCGGTGCAGGCGGGCGACGAGGTACGGCTGTTCCACGCGGGACGCGAGCGGATCGTCGAGGTGTCACGCCTGGTGCGCAAGCGGGTGGGTCCGCCGGTCGCGGCCGAGTGCTATGTGGACAACAGCCCGCCGCCCCCGCCCCGGGAGGCCGTTCTCGACATCCCGGTACGCGACCGGGGTACGGGACGGCCGACGAAGCGGGACCGGCGTGAACTGGAGCAATTGCGCGGGGACATCGGACTGCGCTGA